The Peptacetobacter hiranonis DNA window TTAATGCACTTGCAAAATCTAGAACAGAAACTACAATTCTTGATGGGCAACTGTATATTTATATCTATCTAAAAAATGAACGTGACTTAGATGTAATTAGAACTTTAAACGTTTCTGTTAAGGATGAGCTTTTAAAATTTAAAGTGGTTACATTCAGCCTATTTGATAGGAGTAAACCTTTTTTAATTGAAAAATATAAGAATAAACAAAAGTACTTTGTTAGATTAGGTCAACACGATACTATCAAGATAGAGCCTTGTTTTAATTGGTCGGAAACTGATGAGGACGTTTATGTTATGGCATCAGATAAAAAGGCTACTGTTAACTTTGATAATTTAAAACTAGATCATCCAGATGAAACAACAAAAATAGATATTTTAATAAATCTAATTGATGATTTTAATAGGGAATATGAAGGTATTGTTAAGTTAGATTTTATGGATAGAGAAGCTATGTATCAAAGAATAGAAGCTGCGACATCTAAAAAAACTCATAATAAACTCAATAAAGACCATAAAATTTTAAATAAGGTCAATGTTTTTTTATCAGATTCTATTGATGAAAATAGCGATAGGTTAGAAAAATTTTTAGAAATTTTATATGATTATAATTCAGAATTAGATATAAGTATTTCTAATAAAGTTGATATATCTTGTCCTAATATATGTATTATACATGATGCAGAATATTACTCTAAAAACAAACTTCCAGACATAAAGAATTCTTTTGCAAAAGATCTTTTACATCAATGTATTACTATAGAAGCCCTAGAAAAGAAAGATGTAAATAAGAATAGAACTTATACTTATCTTAATGCTATCTTAAGAAAATGTCTTAGCGAGCTATTAATAAAAAGAGAAGTTTATAACAGGTTTATTGATAATTGGAAGTTTGGAGCATGTAAGTTCTATCTTGGACTTAAAATAACTAAGGATAACAATTCTGATAAAAAAGAATATGAATCTATTCACTGTATGATGAATATAGATGCAGCTGGTAATTTTTCTATTACAGAAGATAAAAAGGAGATAGGTGAGAGATATACAAATTATTTAGCAACTTTAAAAGATGCAGGAAATATTTGTCTTGTTGAAAAGGATGGTAATTTAAATGAGATAGAGCATACAGAGTATCTTGTAATGCCTAAAAAAGAAAAAATTGATTCTTTAATCTCAGAGTCTATGAGCGATGGAATTAAATATAAGCATAAAACTAATAAATATTTTAAAGAAAAAAATTACTATCCATATGTTGATAAAATAGTTTTTATTATAAATGACTATTTTTATTATACTATAGGGTACCCTAGAGGAGATGTAAATACTACTGTATTTAATTTAAATAATTCTTATAGAATAAATCCTCTTCCTGATGGAAACGGTGATGATTCTGAAATAATTTTAGATATCTTAGGAATGCTTAAAAACTATCACATTAGAGGAAATAATACAGAAAGTGTTAGACCTTATCCTTTCAAGCATATTCTGGAATACCTAAGAATGAAACATCCTGACATAAAAGAAAAAATTCGCTTCTAAAGAAACTTTTTTAGCAGCTGCTGACTTCCATGTTATATCCATGTTATAATAGAACCATACAACTATAACTTGGAGGTCATAATGAATAACGAAATAATTTGTTACTGCTCAAATACAACAAGAGCTGACATCATAAAAGCATTAGATAATGGAGCGAAAACTCTTAAAGACATACAAAGTACTACAGGGGCATGCACAAAAGGGCTATGCAAAGAAATGAATCCAAAAGGGCTTTGATGTTCAAAAGACATAATGCAAGTTATTGCAGATTACAACGACATTAACAAGAAAAAAGTTTATAAAAAATTAAACCTTACAATTTAATTCCAAAATCAATGATTTAAAAATAGAGTAGAGCGACCTATAAAATGGTTGCTCTACTCTATTTTCTTCATCTATAAACAAAATATTATAAATCCACATAAAAAATGCCTGGTCTTTACTCATCAATCTGTAAAGATCCAGGCTATTTTCGATTACAATTTTCCGTATACATTTATTTTTCCTCTTCATTTCTCGGATTAAACCGATTATTTAATAAAAATATAACAAGTATAATATCCTAAAAAACAAATTAAACAGCTTTAGCCATTAAATACATTGCTGGGAATATTATAAGAGCTGAACATATAACTTTTGCTGATAATGCTAACATTTTAGTACCTCCTTATGAATCAAATCTAATTTCTTATTTCATCTTATATATATTATAACAAGTACTTTCAAAAAACGCAAGATTGTTTTTTGTAAATTTCATTTTTTGAATATTTAATAAAAAGATAAAATTGTTTAGATACTGTATACAACCTGTTTACCATTTGAAGTTAAAATAATCTATATAAACGTTTAAATTTAAAGCTTTACATAGATTTAACAAAAATTATAATTCATCATAAATTCACAAATATATTCTAAAAAATCTCTTTTGAAACCTTTTATGGCATTTGTCAGAATATATCAGTTTTTTGAATAATCATTTCAAAACGATTTATTTAGTGAAAGATGGGATTCATTTCTTGTCAATTTTTGAAAGTGCTTTGCAAAATATCCCATAATTTTATAACTTTCAAACAATTAAGAAATTAATTTTCAAATAGAATTATGGTAAACTTTATAATTGTTTTTATATATGTTATAAGTACATTAAATATAATTAAAAATTTCAAAATAATAAAAAGGAGTTCGTTTATTTTTATAGAAATAGAAATATAGTAATAAATTTCTAACAAGGGGGAGTTTTATATGAGAAAAAATTTTGGTTCTAATCCTTTTATGTATCCTATGCCAGTACTTATAATAGGAAGTTATAATGAAGATGGTACAGCAAACGCAATGAATGCTGCTTGGGGCGGTATTTCAGCTCAGAATAAGATAACTATATGTGTTAGTCCTGGACATAAGACAATGGAGAATATAAAGGCTAAGAAGGCATTTACAGTTAGTATGGCAGATGCAGATCATGTAGTTGAAGCTGATTTTGTAGGTGTTGTTTCTGGAAATAATGTAAACAACAAACTTGATAAAGCAGGACTTCATACTTACAAGAGTGAGCTTGTAGATGCACCTATAATAGAAGAGTTCCCATTTACTTTAGAGTGTAAGCTTATAAGCTATGACGACGATTCTAAGCTTTTATTTGGCGAAATAGTCAATGTATCTGCTGATGAAAAAATCATAGATGAAAATGGTAAGGTTGATTTAGCTAAATTCAGACCGATTACATTTGATCCTGTAGGACATGGATATCATGTAGTTGGTGAAAAAGTTGGAAATGCATTTTCTGATGGAAATAAGCTAAAATAGATGTATGCAAACTAAAATATATTCATAATACAAAAAGGAGCTGTCTTATTGATAGCTCTTTTAAATTACACAAAAAATAAATCAAGGCCCTTAATTAGGACCTTGATCATCAAAACACAAAAATTAAAAAGAAAAAAGCAAGCAAAATGAAAAAACTTGGCTTTTGTCTAACTTCATTATAACATTGAAATGTTTAAATCTCAATAAGAATATCAAGATAACATATTGAAAAATATATCCTAAAAAGAGGGGCTTTTCTATGATGCATAACTATTCATTAAATGTATATTTTCGGAATAGTTGGATAAAGAAGAAAAAAGACCTCTCTCAAGGCCTTATTCTAATCCTTCTTTTACAATTACATTATTAGATCCACAATGCTGACAAGAAAGTTCATTTTTTTCAACAGCATCAGAAATACATCCCTTATACACATACATAGGCGTATTACATTTTGGACAAATAAATTTACATTCATATTTACCATCAGCTGTTTCAACATGTGTGTAGAATCCTGGCTCATATCTATTGCAGCTTGGACATTTAAATAATGTATGTCCAAATCTTTTCCCTTCAAAAAGAACCCATTTTTCATTAAAGGCCTGCTCAATTAGCTCAGCATCTCCAGATTCTATTATATTCTTTAAGTCATTAAATCCTTCAACATATTTCCAGTAGAAAGTTTCTGCTACAAATTTAAACTTCGAATTCTTATTTGTTCTTTCTTTATCCTGTATTTCTATCTGTTCCGCCAAATCATCTAATTTCTTATTTAAGTACTTAGTCTTAAATGCTAAGTCGTATTTTGTTTCTAGGAAACAGTTGTAATTGTCGATATTTATTTCTGAATTAGTTTCTATATCATTTAAAAGTGATTTAAGCTGCTCGTGAGCTTTTTCTCCGTACTCATTTTTAAAAATATTGTCAAAGTCGCTAAAACTTTCTTTATTAGTTCCAAAAAAACATGAAAAAGTCTTTCCACAGTCTTTGCAAATCATATCTTCAGTAAATCCCATAAATTCCTCCTTATTGTAATTGTTTAAAAATTAATTATTATTTAAAGTTAAATTATAACATAAAATAACTTAGTATTAAATTTTAAATGTTAAATTTTTCTTTCTTAATACTTTCAATTTCTATATAATTATAACCATAGGAGGTTTTACTTATGAAAATACACAACAAATCAAGCCGTCCTGACAACATAGTAATCAGGGACAACAAAAAAGTAGAAAAATGCCTCGAAATACAATCGCAGCTCCCAGACTTCATGAAGGATTACTTCATCTACCTAAAAGGATCTGTTTCTGTATCAAGCAGGCTTGCATATCTTGAAGATATCCTATTTTTCTGCCACTACCTTGTTGAAACGGCTGAACATACATCTGCAAAAATTACTCACGATATCACTTTAGAAGAATTTTCTGAGCTTAAAGCCAGAGATATCAACCTATTCTTAGGTGAATATTGTAGTAGATATTATAAAGAAATTGGCAATACAACTATGGTATTTGAGAATAATAATCGTGCGCTTGCCAGAAAAAAATCATCTCTCTCTACTCTGTTTAAATTCCTTTATAGAAACGAGCAGCTTAAAGAGAATATAACTGATGGTTTCAACCCAATAAAGCTCCCTAAACCGCAACCAGATGCTATAAAAAGGCTTGAAATAGATGAAGTTGCAGTTATGCTAGATGCTGTTGAAACTGGTGAAGGACTTACAGAAAAGGAAAAAGTTTATTGGAAAAAAACTAAACTTAGGGATAAAGCAATTTTAGCACTATTTGTTACATATGGACTTAGATTAAATGAGCTTAGAGAGCTAAATATTTCTTCGTTTAACTTCTCTCGTGGTGAGTTCACTATTTTTAGAAAAAGGGGCAAGGAAGTTTTAATGCCTATAAATAAAACTTGTGAGCACGTTGTATTAGATTACATCAATCACGAAAGACCTCATAGCGAGGACATTCCTGAAGAACACAGAGATGCATTGTTCTTATCTCTTCAGAAAAAAAGAATGACAGAAAGGGCGATTACTTCCCTAGTTAAGAAGTACACTTCAATCTCTATGTGCACGACTAGAGATAAAGGGTACAGCCCTCATAAACTAAGAGCAACTGCAGCGACTTCTCTAATACAAAATGGATTTACAATATACGATGTTCAAAACTTACTTGATCACGACAATGTAACTACAACGCAGCTTTATGCAGCTCACAAAAAACACGTCAAACGAGATATAGTAAAGAACTTTGAATGGCTAGAAGGCGATAAAAACGAAAACATAATAGATGAAGATTTTGAAAGCTTAATCGATGAAGAAAATGAAATAGATGATGACACTGAAAAATAAAAAACGAACACTTGCTCGACGAATAAATGTTTGTATCCTACCGTTAAATATGATATTATATAATTATAAATAATAAAAATTTTGACTTTATTAAGGCAAATAATTAGCTATGTTCCATTCAATAAAAATAAGTTAAGATATTGAGTTAAATAAAGCAATTAAATAAAGAAATGAGGAATTAATATGTATTCAAATTTAACAGACAAACAAATAGCAATACTAGAGTTCATAAAATCCGAAATTTCTAAGAAAGGTTATCCACCTGCTGTTAGAGAGATTTGTGATGCAGTAAGTTTAAGATCTACATCAACTGTTCACTCTCATCTAAATAAATTAGAAAAATTAGGTTATATAAGAAAAGACCCTACTAAGCCAAGAGCTATCGAAGTTTTAGATAAAGCTAGAGATGAAGACGATGTTATGGGATTACACCAGGAAATGATAAACTTACCTCTTATAGGTCAGATAACTGCTGGTGAGCCTATATTTGCTGAACAGAATATAGAGGAATATATACCTCTACCAGCATCTCTTGTCAGCGGAAAGGATAACTTTGTTCTTAGAGTAAAGGGCGAGAGCATGATAAATGCCGGTATATTAGACGGCGACTATGTAGTTGTTGATAAGAAAAACACAGCTGCAAATGGTACAATGGTAGCTGCATTAGTAGAAAATGAAAAAGCTACAGTTAAAACATTCTACAAAGAAGATGGCAAGATTAGATTACAGCCAGAAAATGAATTTATGGAACCTTTCATATTTGAAGATTCACAGGTTCAGATAATAGGTGTCGTGACTGGCGTATTCAGAGTCTTAAAATAAATTTCAAAGATTACAATTTTAAAACGCAAATAAAAAAAGTACTCCGATTGATTTTGGAGTACTTTTTTACTTTCTAAATTTTAACTTCTAAACATTCTTTATGATAAAAATATAAGTTTTCCTTTTTATTTTAAAAATTTAATAGTTTTTCTCTTTTTCAAATTGTCTTTTTTAAATCTCAAATTTGGCCTTATTATGACTATCTTTCTTCACAACGTTTACAAAGTCTTGGCTTTCCACTATCTGAGATAGTTCCTGATAAGACACTTTTGCTTTTTCTAAGTCCTGAGCAATCTCTGTACTTATGGTAGACTTTACCGTTCTTAGTCCAATACACAGTTTTTAGATTATCAGAACCATCAGATGAATTAGATTCTGAATATCCAGACTCATATGAAGGGTCTGATGAATATTCAGCTGTAGAATTGCTGCCAGAATTGTAATCTCCCTTTTTACAATTTGTTTTTATACCATTTCCGCTAGATGTAAATAGTAAATCTCCACTCTCATCAGTTCTATAAACATCTATTCCTCTATCTTTTAACTTCCGCATAGTTTCTCTGTG harbors:
- a CDS encoding (2Fe-2S)-binding protein — its product is MEVIMNNEIICYCSNTTRADIIKALDNGAKTLKDIQSTTGACTKGLCKEMNPKGLUCSKDIMQVIADYNDINKKKVYKKLNLTI
- a CDS encoding flavin reductase family protein, encoding MRKNFGSNPFMYPMPVLIIGSYNEDGTANAMNAAWGGISAQNKITICVSPGHKTMENIKAKKAFTVSMADADHVVEADFVGVVSGNNVNNKLDKAGLHTYKSELVDAPIIEEFPFTLECKLISYDDDSKLLFGEIVNVSADEKIIDENGKVDLAKFRPITFDPVGHGYHVVGEKVGNAFSDGNKLK
- a CDS encoding tyrosine-type recombinase/integrase: MKIHNKSSRPDNIVIRDNKKVEKCLEIQSQLPDFMKDYFIYLKGSVSVSSRLAYLEDILFFCHYLVETAEHTSAKITHDITLEEFSELKARDINLFLGEYCSRYYKEIGNTTMVFENNNRALARKKSSLSTLFKFLYRNEQLKENITDGFNPIKLPKPQPDAIKRLEIDEVAVMLDAVETGEGLTEKEKVYWKKTKLRDKAILALFVTYGLRLNELRELNISSFNFSRGEFTIFRKRGKEVLMPINKTCEHVVLDYINHERPHSEDIPEEHRDALFLSLQKKRMTERAITSLVKKYTSISMCTTRDKGYSPHKLRATAATSLIQNGFTIYDVQNLLDHDNVTTTQLYAAHKKHVKRDIVKNFEWLEGDKNENIIDEDFESLIDEENEIDDDTEK
- the lexA gene encoding transcriptional repressor LexA, translating into MYSNLTDKQIAILEFIKSEISKKGYPPAVREICDAVSLRSTSTVHSHLNKLEKLGYIRKDPTKPRAIEVLDKARDEDDVMGLHQEMINLPLIGQITAGEPIFAEQNIEEYIPLPASLVSGKDNFVLRVKGESMINAGILDGDYVVVDKKNTAANGTMVAALVENEKATVKTFYKEDGKIRLQPENEFMEPFIFEDSQVQIIGVVTGVFRVLK